A region from the uncultured Macellibacteroides sp. genome encodes:
- a CDS encoding potassium/proton antiporter, translating to MFHNGEEVLLISSIILFISILAGKAGFRVGLPALLLFLGIGMLFGSDGLGLQFSNPHIAQFIGMIALSIILFSGGMDTKLSEIKPIASQGVILATVGVLATTIITGVFIFWLTGLVTGYETLTLPESLLMAAVMSSTDSASVFSILRSKGVYLKQRLRPTLELESGSNDPMAYMLTIILIAYIQSGGMDFQEGIISLIVQLVLGLIFGYLLGKVAVWIINKVNVENQSLYPILLLAVIFFIFAATTLSKGNGYLAVYIAGFVVGNAKIVHKKSIGTFFDGFTWLWQIAMFIMLGLLVNPHELLPVAGIGLTVGIFMIIFARPISVFLCLLPFGNFSTKGKLYISWVGLRGAVPIIFATYPLIAGIENAGLIFNVVFFITILSLLIQGTSVTHVAKWLNLTDEPDRKDEFGIELPEEIKSAMSEIDITPEVLTHGNKLMQLKLPDHTLAVMVKRNGKFFIPKGNTELRENDKLLMISDNDEALLQSYQSLGIKGFTMKKN from the coding sequence ATGTTTCATAACGGAGAAGAAGTTTTATTAATTAGTTCGATCATCCTTTTCATTAGCATCTTGGCTGGTAAAGCCGGATTTCGAGTGGGATTACCCGCCTTGCTCCTATTCCTTGGAATAGGAATGCTATTCGGGAGCGATGGCCTTGGACTTCAGTTCAGCAATCCGCATATCGCACAATTTATCGGGATGATCGCCTTAAGCATAATTCTGTTCTCGGGGGGGATGGACACCAAATTATCGGAGATCAAGCCCATCGCTTCCCAGGGTGTTATACTGGCAACTGTCGGAGTACTTGCCACAACCATTATTACAGGTGTTTTCATTTTCTGGCTCACAGGACTGGTTACAGGATATGAAACCCTCACCCTTCCGGAGTCACTACTTATGGCGGCAGTAATGTCGTCCACCGATTCGGCATCCGTTTTTTCCATTCTCCGCAGCAAGGGGGTTTATCTGAAGCAACGTCTGCGGCCAACCCTCGAACTCGAAAGCGGAAGTAACGATCCCATGGCATATATGCTTACCATCATTTTAATCGCTTATATTCAAAGTGGAGGAATGGATTTTCAGGAAGGTATTATTTCTCTCATTGTTCAACTTGTACTGGGTTTGATTTTTGGCTACCTTTTAGGAAAAGTAGCCGTATGGATAATTAACAAAGTAAATGTTGAGAATCAGTCGCTGTACCCCATCCTGTTGCTTGCAGTTATATTTTTTATTTTTGCTGCCACCACCCTCAGTAAAGGGAATGGTTACCTTGCCGTTTATATTGCCGGATTTGTAGTAGGAAATGCCAAAATAGTACACAAAAAAAGTATTGGCACCTTCTTCGACGGATTTACATGGCTTTGGCAAATCGCCATGTTCATCATGCTGGGCTTGCTTGTCAACCCCCACGAACTGCTTCCCGTTGCAGGAATCGGACTCACGGTAGGTATTTTCATGATAATCTTTGCCCGCCCCATTTCGGTATTTCTTTGTTTACTTCCCTTCGGTAATTTCTCAACAAAGGGAAAACTATATATATCGTGGGTTGGATTGCGCGGAGCTGTACCCATTATTTTTGCTACTTACCCTCTTATTGCGGGTATCGAGAATGCCGGACTAATATTCAACGTCGTATTCTTTATCACCATTCTTTCGCTGTTAATTCAGGGAACAAGTGTGACTCATGTAGCCAAATGGCTTAATCTTACAGACGAACCCGACCGCAAAGATGAGTTTGGCATCGAGCTTCCGGAAGAAATAAAGTCGGCCATGAGCGAAATAGACATTACTCCGGAAGTATTGACCCACGGAAATAAGCTGATGCAACTAAAATTGCCGGATCATACCCTGGCTGTTATGGTTAAACGAAACGGGAAATTCTTTATCCCTAAAGGCAATACCGAGTTGAGGGAGAACGACAAGTTGCTGATGATATCCGACAACGACGAAGCGCTGCTGCAATCGTATCAATCATTGGGGATAAAAGGTTTTACAATGAAAAAGAATTAA
- a CDS encoding AI-2E family transporter, translating to MSFKELYWKYSLIIIILALGIVLFMEFMPFLGGILGAFTIYMLLRKQMLFLLEKKKMRKNMVALLLLGEAILCFLIPLFLIVWLLVDKLQSLNLDPGVLVSSAEHIAEVIRIKTGYNLLEKENIDTALSFLPKIGQTLVGSLSDFAVNVATLLVVLYFMLTGGKAMENYMYDILPFDDKEKRNVLNEISVIVRSNAIGIPLLGIIQGAIAFVAYLIFNVPSPLFFSLLTCFATIIPIVGTALVWFPLVVYLALTGSWANAIGLMAFSLIIITNVDNLIRFVLQKKLADTHPLITIFGVIIGLSLFGFMGVIFGPLLLSVFILCVDLFKKEYLGNGASPVEISIAEEELPETISKKEENKENKENKENKENKENKENQFSDKTKNPCK from the coding sequence ATGAGTTTTAAGGAACTATATTGGAAATATTCCCTCATAATTATTATTCTGGCACTTGGAATCGTATTATTTATGGAGTTTATGCCATTTCTGGGTGGTATACTTGGTGCCTTTACAATCTATATGTTGTTAAGAAAACAAATGTTGTTTCTTCTTGAAAAGAAAAAAATGAGGAAAAATATGGTTGCCTTACTCCTTCTGGGCGAAGCCATCCTTTGTTTCTTAATACCCTTGTTTCTGATTGTATGGTTGTTGGTGGATAAGCTGCAAAGCCTGAATCTTGATCCAGGTGTTTTGGTAAGTTCGGCCGAACATATTGCTGAAGTTATCCGGATTAAAACCGGCTATAATCTGTTAGAAAAAGAGAATATCGATACGGCTCTTTCCTTTTTGCCCAAAATTGGTCAGACGTTGGTTGGTAGTTTGAGCGATTTTGCTGTCAATGTTGCAACTTTGCTTGTCGTTCTTTATTTTATGCTGACTGGAGGAAAGGCAATGGAAAACTATATGTACGATATTCTGCCTTTCGATGACAAAGAAAAAAGAAATGTATTGAACGAAATAAGTGTAATTGTAAGGTCTAATGCAATCGGGATACCTTTACTTGGCATTATTCAGGGCGCGATTGCTTTTGTTGCCTATCTGATTTTCAATGTTCCCAGTCCGCTATTCTTTAGTCTGCTTACCTGTTTTGCTACCATTATCCCCATTGTGGGGACGGCTCTGGTTTGGTTTCCGCTGGTTGTTTACCTGGCGTTAACTGGCAGTTGGGCCAATGCAATAGGTTTAATGGCTTTCTCTCTTATTATTATCACCAACGTAGACAATCTTATCCGTTTTGTTTTACAGAAGAAGCTGGCCGACACGCATCCTTTGATTACGATCTTTGGTGTTATAATAGGACTCTCCCTGTTTGGCTTCATGGGAGTAATATTCGGTCCGCTTTTATTGTCCGTCTTTATCCTTTGCGTCGATCTGTTCAAAAAAGAGTACCTCGGCAATGGAGCCTCTCCTGTTGAAATATCAATAGCCGAAGAAGAACTCCCTGAGACTATTAGTAAGAAAGAAGAGAACAAAGAGAACAAAGAGAACAAAGAGAACAAAGAGAACAAAGAGAACAAAGAGAATCAATTTAGCGATAAAACAAAAAACCCCTGCAAGTAA
- a CDS encoding S41 family peptidase: protein MKRNITYCLCLIVAFLTFSCEKADEYTSSPRENFEALWKIMDEHYCFFEYKDVDWNEIHDRYSVQISDTMKQDKLFDVLGNMLNELKDGHTNLISAFDISRYWKWYEDYPANFSVDIQDLYLGTDYQIAGGLKYKKLNNDVGYVYYSSFSDAVGETNLDYMFLYFKECKAIIFDVRDNGGGSLTYSDRIASRFLEEKITTGYILHKTGTGHNDFSAPYELTLAPSDRVRWLRPVVVLTNRHCFSATNDFINKMGMMPHATIMGDRTGGGSGFPFSSELPNGWSVRFSASPMLNASNEHTEFGIDPDIKVDMNPEDMLRGKDTMIDEALVLIEKMNIKI, encoded by the coding sequence ATGAAAAGAAATATAACATATTGTCTTTGTCTGATTGTTGCATTCCTTACTTTCTCGTGCGAGAAAGCAGACGAATATACGTCGTCTCCACGGGAAAATTTCGAAGCGCTTTGGAAAATCATGGATGAACACTACTGTTTCTTTGAGTACAAAGATGTGGATTGGAACGAGATACACGATCGCTACAGCGTGCAAATCAGCGATACGATGAAACAGGATAAGTTGTTTGATGTACTGGGGAATATGCTTAATGAGCTGAAAGACGGACATACCAATCTTATTTCTGCCTTTGATATTTCAAGATACTGGAAATGGTATGAAGACTATCCGGCCAATTTTTCGGTAGACATTCAGGATCTGTATCTGGGAACAGATTATCAGATTGCAGGAGGATTAAAATACAAGAAACTAAACAACGACGTAGGATATGTCTATTATAGCAGTTTCTCTGACGCCGTTGGAGAAACAAATCTGGATTATATGTTCCTGTATTTTAAAGAATGTAAGGCTATAATCTTTGATGTACGCGATAATGGGGGAGGTTCACTCACCTATTCCGATCGTATTGCTTCCCGCTTTCTGGAAGAGAAGATTACTACAGGATACATATTGCATAAAACAGGAACAGGACATAATGATTTTTCTGCACCTTACGAACTCACTCTCGCCCCTTCAGACCGGGTTCGTTGGCTACGTCCAGTTGTTGTTCTCACCAATCGCCATTGCTTTAGTGCAACCAACGATTTTATAAACAAGATGGGGATGATGCCGCATGCAACGATAATGGGCGATCGAACAGGTGGAGGGAGCGGTTTTCCTTTTAGTTCGGAGCTGCCAAACGGATGGAGTGTTCGTTTTTCTGCCAGTCCTATGCTAAATGCTTCCAACGAACATACAGAGTTTGGAATTGACCCGGATATTAAAGTAGATATGAACCCGGAAGACATGCTTCGTGGTAAAGACACCATGATTGATGAGGCTTTGGTGCTAATAGAAAAGATGAATATTAAAATTTGA
- a CDS encoding DUF3316 domain-containing protein — protein MKRITLLLLAFLCLVPALRAQENNEDKPWSVNEATLFGVGGYNIKDTYLSPLKYTGWGMRILNERMKMTRLSDYRISRQQFINVDFAFTRNPAETASSFAGFVDYSLGYHYHFQPQPALKLLAGASVRALGGFIYNTRNGNNPASAKVETDLNLSAMAIYKFQVNNYPFTLRYQIEIPIAGVMFSPHYGQSYYEIFNLGNSEGVVLFSSLHNKFAMRNFLTADFPVGNFTIRAGYLNTFTKTDVNGIQSHVVSNSFLIGFVKEFIAFGGKRLKQTKRYNSAYY, from the coding sequence ATGAAGCGTATAACCTTGCTCCTGCTTGCGTTTCTTTGTCTTGTGCCTGCTTTGAGAGCACAGGAAAATAACGAAGATAAACCTTGGTCAGTAAATGAAGCAACCCTGTTTGGGGTGGGTGGATACAACATAAAGGACACTTATCTTTCTCCTCTTAAATATACGGGATGGGGAATGAGAATTCTGAATGAGCGGATGAAGATGACAAGGCTGTCGGATTACCGTATATCCCGACAGCAATTTATTAATGTAGATTTTGCCTTTACGCGTAATCCGGCAGAAACAGCCTCTTCATTTGCCGGGTTTGTAGATTACAGTTTAGGGTACCATTACCATTTTCAGCCTCAGCCGGCGCTTAAGCTTCTTGCCGGTGCTTCAGTTCGAGCTCTTGGAGGTTTTATTTACAATACACGTAACGGAAATAATCCGGCCTCGGCCAAGGTTGAAACAGATCTTAACCTGTCTGCTATGGCTATCTACAAATTTCAGGTAAATAACTATCCGTTTACCCTCCGTTATCAGATTGAAATTCCGATAGCCGGTGTTATGTTCTCTCCTCACTACGGACAATCGTATTACGAAATATTCAATCTGGGAAACAGCGAAGGTGTTGTCCTTTTCAGCTCACTGCACAACAAATTTGCCATGAGAAATTTTCTGACAGCCGACTTCCCTGTCGGTAACTTTACCATCAGGGCTGGTTACCTGAATACCTTTACCAAAACGGATGTGAACGGAATTCAGAGTCATGTCGTTTCTAATTCGTTTCTTATAGGATTTGTCAAAGAGTTTATTGCTTTTGGAGGCAAACGTTTAAAGCAAACCAAGCGTTATAACAGTGCATATTATTAA
- a CDS encoding DNA gyrase/topoisomerase IV subunit A: protein MRPEDITELNENEDIKENDDETPETIESVVSSHTEYKIPGKTEGRVSYHLSGMYQDWFLDYASYVILERAVPHINDGLKPVQRRILHSMKRLDDGRYNKVANIVGHTMQFHPHGDASIGDALVQLGQKDLLVDCQGNWGNILTGDGAAAPRYIEARLSKFALEVVFNPKTTAWQQSYDGRNKEPITLPVKFPLLLAQGVEGIAVGLASKILPHNFNELLDACIAYLQDRPFILYPDFQTGGYIDVSKYNDGERGGSVKVRAKISKMDNKTLVISEVPYGRTTSTIIESILKANDKGKIKIKKVDDNTARNVEILIHLAPGVSSDKTIDALYAFTDCEISISPNCCVIRDNKPHFLGISEVLRHSANDTMNLLRMELEIEKAELEEALFFASLEKIFIEQRIYKDKEFENSRDMDEAVAHIDLRLTPFKPSFIRDVTRDDILRLMEIKMGRILKFNSDKSEAFIAQTKENIEKINHHLATIVQYTVDWFNMLKEKYGKSYPRLTEIRNFDTIEASKVVEANEKLYINREEGFIGMSLKKDEFVCNCSDIDDIIIFYRDGSYKVVKVCDKMFVGKNVLYLNVFKRNDNRTIYNVIYRDGKITPYYIKRFAVTGITRDKDYDLTKGTPGSRIVYFSANPNGEAETVKVILKPKPRQKLLVFEKDFSSIVIKGRASMGNLLTKAEVHKISLKQKGNSTLGGRMVWFDRDVLRLNYDGRGELLGEFQSEDLILVICQNGDFYTTNFDLSNHYEDNILTIEKFDSSKVWTAALYDADQKNPYLKRFQLEAGSRKQNFLGENSGSRLLLLTDEGYPRIEVIFGGHDSFRESLVLDADEFISVKGFKAKGKRISTFEIETINELEPVRFAQSKEEQPDTVEEIENNDDISDSDIIDEITGQMKLFDE from the coding sequence ATGAGACCGGAAGATATTACAGAGCTGAACGAAAACGAAGACATTAAGGAAAATGACGATGAGACACCAGAAACAATTGAATCGGTAGTCTCTTCGCATACTGAATATAAAATACCAGGAAAAACCGAGGGGAGAGTTTCTTATCATCTTTCGGGCATGTATCAGGACTGGTTCCTGGATTATGCTTCGTACGTAATATTGGAACGGGCCGTTCCTCATATAAATGACGGATTAAAGCCTGTGCAAAGGCGTATTCTTCACTCCATGAAGCGGTTGGACGACGGCCGATACAACAAGGTGGCTAATATTGTTGGGCATACCATGCAGTTTCACCCTCACGGTGACGCATCCATTGGAGATGCTCTTGTTCAGCTGGGACAAAAAGATTTACTTGTAGACTGTCAGGGAAACTGGGGAAATATCCTTACCGGCGACGGCGCTGCTGCACCCCGTTACATAGAAGCCCGCTTATCTAAATTTGCACTCGAGGTGGTTTTCAATCCAAAAACCACTGCGTGGCAGCAATCCTATGATGGCAGAAATAAAGAACCTATCACCCTTCCCGTTAAATTCCCGTTGCTTCTGGCTCAGGGAGTTGAAGGCATTGCAGTAGGTCTGGCGTCAAAAATTCTTCCACACAACTTTAATGAACTACTTGATGCTTGTATAGCCTATCTTCAGGATCGTCCATTTATCCTCTATCCTGATTTTCAGACTGGCGGATACATAGACGTGTCTAAATATAACGATGGAGAACGAGGCGGGTCTGTTAAAGTAAGAGCCAAGATTTCTAAAATGGATAACAAAACACTTGTTATTTCGGAAGTCCCTTATGGAAGAACAACCTCTACTATCATTGAATCCATTCTTAAGGCAAACGACAAAGGAAAAATTAAAATAAAGAAGGTAGATGACAATACAGCACGTAATGTTGAAATTCTGATTCATCTGGCACCGGGGGTTTCGTCGGACAAGACTATAGACGCCTTGTATGCATTTACAGATTGCGAAATCAGCATCTCGCCAAACTGTTGTGTTATCCGGGATAACAAACCTCATTTCCTTGGTATTAGTGAAGTATTGCGCCATTCGGCAAACGATACAATGAATCTACTGCGAATGGAGTTGGAGATCGAGAAAGCAGAACTTGAAGAGGCTTTGTTTTTCGCTTCACTGGAAAAGATATTTATCGAACAACGCATATACAAAGACAAGGAGTTTGAAAACTCTCGCGATATGGATGAAGCGGTAGCTCATATCGATTTACGGCTTACTCCGTTCAAACCATCTTTTATCAGGGATGTGACACGCGATGATATTCTCCGTCTGATGGAAATCAAGATGGGACGTATTCTTAAATTCAACTCCGACAAGAGTGAGGCTTTCATTGCCCAAACGAAGGAAAACATAGAAAAGATAAATCATCACCTGGCTACTATCGTTCAGTACACTGTAGACTGGTTTAACATGTTGAAAGAAAAGTACGGAAAGAGCTATCCACGTCTTACCGAAATAAGAAATTTCGATACCATCGAAGCTAGCAAAGTAGTGGAAGCTAACGAGAAATTGTATATCAACCGGGAAGAAGGATTCATTGGAATGAGCCTTAAAAAGGATGAATTCGTATGTAACTGCTCTGATATTGACGATATTATTATTTTCTATCGCGACGGTAGTTATAAAGTAGTGAAGGTTTGCGACAAAATGTTTGTGGGAAAGAATGTACTCTACCTGAACGTTTTCAAGCGTAACGATAACCGTACAATCTACAATGTAATATACCGTGATGGAAAAATTACGCCTTACTATATTAAACGATTTGCTGTTACAGGGATTACCCGCGACAAGGATTACGACCTTACAAAGGGAACCCCGGGTTCACGAATTGTGTATTTCAGTGCAAATCCCAATGGTGAGGCCGAAACAGTCAAGGTAATCCTTAAACCAAAGCCCCGGCAGAAACTGCTTGTTTTTGAAAAAGACTTCAGTTCTATTGTTATCAAGGGACGTGCTTCTATGGGCAATCTGCTTACTAAAGCCGAGGTACATAAAATTAGTCTGAAGCAGAAAGGAAACTCTACGTTAGGTGGACGCATGGTGTGGTTTGACCGCGATGTTCTGCGTCTTAACTACGACGGAAGAGGTGAATTGCTGGGTGAATTCCAAAGCGAGGATCTAATTCTGGTAATTTGTCAGAACGGAGACTTCTACACAACTAATTTTGATCTAAGTAACCACTACGAGGATAATATACTAACCATTGAGAAGTTTGATTCCTCCAAAGTATGGACAGCTGCGCTGTATGATGCCGATCAAAAAAATCCTTACCTGAAACGGTTCCAGCTTGAAGCCGGGTCACGTAAACAGAACTTTTTGGGAGAAAACTCAGGCAGCCGTTTATTGCTGCTTACAGACGAGGGATATCCACGGATAGAGGTTATCTTTGGGGGACACGACAGCTTCAGAGAATCGCTGGTTCTGGATGCCGATGAGTTTATTTCAGTTAAGGGATTCAAGGCTAAAGGGAAGCGAATTTCCACTTTCGAAATAGAAACGATCAACGAACTTGAACCTGTCCGGTTTGCTCAAAGCAAAGAAGAGCAACCCGATACTGTTGAAGAAATTGAAAACAACGACGATATAAGTGATTCAGATATTATTGATGAAATAACCGGACAGATGAAACTATTTGATGAATAA
- a CDS encoding glycine--tRNA ligase yields MAQEDVFKKLVSHCKEYGFVFPSSEIYDGLGAVYDYGQMGVELKNNLKKYWWDSMTLLNDNVVGIDSAIFMHPTIWKASGHVDAFNDPLIDNKDSKKRYRADVLIEDYLAKIDEKIDKEVAKAAKRFGETFDEVQFRATNPRVLEHQAKRDEVHARFAKDLNDANFEDLRDLIIDCEIVCPVSGTRNWTDVRQFNLMFSTEMGSTADGAMKVYLRPETAQGIFVNFLNVQKTGRMKIPFGIAQIGKAFRNEIVARQFIFRMREFEQMEMQFFVRPGEELDWFAKWKQIRLKWHKALGLGDHKYRFHDHDKLAHYANAATDIEFEMPFGFKEVEGIHSRTDFDLSQHEKFSGKKMQYFDPELNKSYTPYVIETSIGVDRLFLSVLSASYCEETLENGETRVVLKLPAQVAPVKLAIMPLVKKDGLPEKAEEIMNSLKFDFHCQYDEKDSIGKRYRRQDAIGTPFCITIDHDTLNDNCVTIRFRDTMLQERVSIDKLHDIISEKISMKSLFKKINE; encoded by the coding sequence ATGGCACAAGAAGATGTATTTAAGAAGTTAGTTTCGCACTGTAAAGAATACGGATTCGTATTCCCGTCCTCAGAAATCTACGATGGCTTAGGGGCAGTGTATGATTATGGACAGATGGGCGTTGAGCTTAAAAACAATCTGAAAAAATATTGGTGGGATAGTATGACCTTACTGAACGACAACGTGGTAGGGATTGATTCAGCTATCTTTATGCATCCTACAATCTGGAAAGCATCAGGCCATGTGGATGCGTTTAATGATCCTTTGATCGATAATAAAGATTCAAAGAAGCGTTACCGCGCAGATGTATTGATAGAAGATTATCTGGCTAAAATAGATGAGAAAATTGACAAGGAAGTAGCCAAAGCCGCTAAGCGTTTTGGTGAAACATTTGACGAAGTGCAGTTTCGTGCAACCAATCCAAGAGTGCTTGAACACCAAGCGAAACGCGATGAGGTGCATGCCCGTTTTGCAAAAGACCTGAACGATGCCAATTTCGAAGACCTTCGTGATCTTATCATCGACTGCGAAATTGTATGTCCGGTATCAGGAACAAGAAACTGGACAGATGTTCGTCAGTTTAACCTGATGTTCTCTACAGAAATGGGATCTACTGCTGATGGAGCAATGAAGGTTTATTTGCGTCCCGAAACGGCACAGGGAATTTTTGTAAACTTCCTGAATGTACAGAAAACAGGTCGGATGAAGATCCCGTTTGGTATTGCCCAGATCGGTAAAGCATTCAGAAATGAAATTGTGGCCCGTCAGTTTATTTTCCGTATGCGTGAATTTGAACAGATGGAAATGCAATTCTTTGTTCGTCCGGGTGAAGAACTTGACTGGTTTGCCAAATGGAAACAGATTCGTCTAAAATGGCACAAAGCATTAGGTTTAGGTGATCATAAATATCGTTTTCACGACCATGACAAGTTGGCTCACTATGCCAATGCGGCAACTGATATTGAGTTTGAAATGCCTTTCGGATTCAAAGAAGTGGAAGGTATTCACAGCCGTACCGACTTTGACTTAAGTCAGCATGAGAAATTCTCTGGCAAGAAGATGCAGTATTTTGATCCGGAACTAAATAAGAGCTACACGCCGTATGTAATTGAAACATCAATTGGCGTAGACCGCTTATTCCTGAGTGTATTGTCTGCTTCATATTGCGAAGAAACACTTGAAAATGGGGAAACACGTGTGGTATTGAAGCTCCCTGCACAGGTTGCTCCGGTTAAACTTGCAATCATGCCTTTGGTTAAGAAAGATGGTCTTCCTGAAAAAGCGGAAGAGATCATGAACAGCCTTAAGTTTGATTTCCATTGTCAGTACGACGAGAAGGATTCAATTGGTAAGCGTTACCGTCGTCAGGATGCCATCGGTACTCCTTTCTGTATTACTATTGATCACGATACGCTTAATGATAACTGTGTAACAATTCGTTTCCGCGATACTATGTTGCAGGAACGTGTTTCGATCGACAAATTGCATGATATCATTTCAGAAAAGATTAGTATGAAATCACTTTTCAAAAAAATTAACGAATGA
- a CDS encoding FKBP-type peptidyl-prolyl cis-trans isomerase, whose amino-acid sequence MKKYWHIVLMLLCVLLTAPSCSNDDDDVKIDEVWKQQNEEAFKAKATDSEFKKIESEGKEASVYYKVLKTGTGKQPLYTSTVNVYYKGKLVDGTVFDQKLFEDGSPFNTLVAGKTILGWTVALQHMHVGDKWEVWIPQELGYGTTGSGEIPGYSTLVFEMELVEITAL is encoded by the coding sequence ATGAAAAAGTATTGGCATATAGTTCTGATGTTGCTCTGTGTTCTTCTCACGGCGCCTTCGTGCAGCAATGACGACGACGATGTAAAAATTGATGAGGTGTGGAAACAGCAGAACGAAGAAGCTTTTAAAGCAAAGGCTACTGATTCTGAATTCAAAAAAATAGAGTCCGAAGGCAAAGAAGCTTCTGTTTACTATAAAGTACTCAAAACCGGAACCGGCAAACAACCGTTGTATACCAGTACGGTGAATGTTTACTACAAAGGAAAACTAGTTGACGGAACGGTTTTCGATCAGAAGCTGTTTGAAGACGGATCTCCTTTTAATACATTGGTTGCCGGAAAGACAATTCTGGGCTGGACAGTCGCCTTGCAGCATATGCATGTGGGCGATAAATGGGAAGTTTGGATTCCGCAGGAACTGGGTTACGGAACAACAGGATCGGGAGAGATTCCGGGTTATTCTACGTTGGTTTTTGAAATGGAACTTGTGGAGATTACAGCATTATAA